Below is a window of Candidatus Hydrogenedentota bacterium DNA.
GGCATCCGGCCTTTTTCTAACCAGCATCTTACCCCTTCCAAACAAATTTGTAAACCTTTTTTATTAACGTTTCCCGGCCATGAAACGGGGACACCCCTCCGGACTGGAAGCAACCGTTAGTTGTCCGCTTTAAGTGTCTACATCTCAATGATTTATAGATATTTTTCAATACAAAAGCGGGCGTTTAGAAGCCCAAACGGCGCAGGGTCTGCTCAATTCCGGAGAGGTAGCCGGGGCCGAAGAGGCGGGCATGCACGAGCAGGGGATAGAAGTTATAGATGTCCCGGCGCACCTCGAAGAAGCCGGGATGTAACGGACGCAGGGCCTGGTAGGCCTCGAAGAACGGCGCGCCAAAGGTGTTGAACAGCGTGATGAAGGCCAGCTCGACCTCCGGATGCCCGTAATACACCGCCGGGTCCAAGAATCCGGTGATGCGCCCGTCCAGCGCCAGCACATTGGTGGTCCACACGTCCCCGTGCAGCAGGGAGGGATGCTCCGGTTCCCTGATGAACTCGTCCAGCCGTTCACAGAAGGCGCACAGCCGCCGGTGCAGTCCCGCAGGCATGCGCCCCTCCGCCAGCGCCCGGTCCGCCATGTGCAGGAGGCGCATGTTCCGGAAAAACGCCACCCACGAGGGATTCGGCGCATTCGGCTGGTGCAGGCCGCCGATGAGCGTGTCCCGTTCCAGTCCGTGGGCGGGGCCGCGCACACCGTGCAGCGCCGCCAGCAGTTCCGCCGCATGCGCCTGCGCGGCGCCGTTGAAACGGCTCTCCCCCGGCAAGAGCGTCATCACCAGCAGCGCGGGCGACGCGCACAGCACTTCCGGCACGGGCAGGGCGCTGTGCGCCCGCAGATAGTCCAGCATGTATCCCTCGGTGTCCAGACAGGGCGCGGCCCGCCGGTCCACCTTCACCACCACTTCGCGCCCGTCCGTCAGGCGCGCCCGGCACACCTCGCCCACGCATCCGCCGCCCAGAGGCCGCGCCTCCGCGACCCCCACACCCATGAGACGGTGGATTTCCGCGCCGAGGTCATTCACCATGGCTGTTCTCAACACGGACAGACACGGACGGGCACGGACGGATAAGGATGGGAACGGGCGGGCACGAATGGGCACGGACCATGGGCATTTGCACGTCGAGGTTATTCGCCATGGCCGCCCCCGCGCAAAAGCAAATGCTCCAGGAGCCCCCCGGCGCAGTCCTCCACCAGGTCGAAAACCTTGGCAAAACCGTCCGGCCCCCCGTAATAGGGGTCCGGGACACAGCCCGCCCGGTGGGTCCGCGCAAACTCCGTGAAGAGCCGCACCCGATCCTTCCGGTCCGGCGGGCAGATGTCGAGCAGGTCCTCCACATTGTCCCGGTCCATGCCCAGAATCAGGTCAAACCGCCCGAAATCCTCCTCCGTCACCTTCCGCGACCGCAACCCGGAGAGGTCCACGCCGCGCCGCCGCGCCTCGGCCTGCGACCGGGAGTCCGGCGGCGCGCCCACATGCCAGCCGCTGGTCCCCGCTGAATCCGCCAGAATATCCCCCTCCAGTCCTTGCCGGCGCACCAGTTCGCGGAAGACCCCCTCCGCCGTGGGACTCCTGCAAATGTTTCCCAGGCAAACAAACAGCACTTTTATCACGTCAGACTCCTTGTTCAACGGGGATGCGGGGTTCCCGCCCCATGTTGCCGGGGAGGATAGAGGATGCGCCCGCCCCGATGCAACGGCGCGGTTGCATTCGCCCGCACAAAAGGCAACAATACCCCCCAGGCACAGCGGGCACACGGCAAATAGGAGGCGCCCCCATGGACAAAAAACATGTGGTTCATGTCATTTCCAACACCCACTGGGACCGGGAATGGCTCTTCAATTTCCAGGAAACCCGGATGATGCTGGTGGACCTCTTCGACCGGATGCTGGACATTTTCGACAAGCATCCGGACTACCGGTCCTTTGTGATGGACTCGCAGGCGGTCCCGGTCGAGGATTACCTTGAAATCCGCCCGGAAAACCGCAAACGCATCGAGAAGGCGGTCCGCAAGGGGCGCCTGCTCCTCGGCCCGTGGTACACCTGCCCCGAGGGCTTCGAGGTGAACGGCGAGTCCCTGGTGCGCAACCTCACCTACGGCCACCGGGTCGCCGGGGAGTTTGGCGGGGTCATGAAGGTCGGCCACACGCCCTTTTCCTACGGCCAAAACTCGCAGATGCCCCAGATTTACGCCGGCTTCGGCATAGACACGGTCCTCTTCTACCACGGCGTGAGCCGCGACGAGGCGAAGAACGAGTTCATCCTCGAGGGGGCAGACGGCACCCGCGCCCTGGGCAGCCAGATGAGCAGCTTCGCCCGGTACAATTTCTACCACCACGTCTACCGCGCCGCCCTTTATGGCAAAAACATCGCCGACCGCGAGTATGAATGGTCCGAGTGCGGCCTGCCCTTCCGCCGCTGCGCCCCGGGACAGGAAGCGGGTCATTTCTTTTTGCTCGACCCCGTCCGGGGTCTGGACCTGGAGCGGGCCGCGGAGAAAATCAAATGGCTCCGCGAAAGCGAGCTGGGCGTGGCCACCACGAGGCATCTCGCCTTTATGATGGGCCATGACAGCAGCCTGCCGGACGAGGCGGAACTGGA
It encodes the following:
- a CDS encoding fructosamine kinase family protein, which gives rise to MVNDLGAEIHRLMGVGVAEARPLGGGCVGEVCRARLTDGREVVVKVDRRAAPCLDTEGYMLDYLRAHSALPVPEVLCASPALLVMTLLPGESRFNGAAQAHAAELLAALHGVRGPAHGLERDTLIGGLHQPNAPNPSWVAFFRNMRLLHMADRALAEGRMPAGLHRRLCAFCERLDEFIREPEHPSLLHGDVWTTNVLALDGRITGFLDPAVYYGHPEVELAFITLFNTFGAPFFEAYQALRPLHPGFFEVRRDIYNFYPLLVHARLFGPGYLSGIEQTLRRLGF
- a CDS encoding low molecular weight phosphotyrosine protein phosphatase produces the protein MIKVLFVCLGNICRSPTAEGVFRELVRRQGLEGDILADSAGTSGWHVGAPPDSRSQAEARRRGVDLSGLRSRKVTEEDFGRFDLILGMDRDNVEDLLDICPPDRKDRVRLFTEFARTHRAGCVPDPYYGGPDGFAKVFDLVEDCAGGLLEHLLLRGGGHGE